In Natronolimnobius sp. AArcel1, a single genomic region encodes these proteins:
- a CDS encoding dihydrofolate reductase, with protein MSDGGADSVRAADDLERELVGIVAVADNGIIGKDGDMPWHIPEDLAHFKETTMDHPVIMGRVTYEGILEALGEPLPGRTTVVLTSRDLETPDNAVTAGSLEEALEKAEQAARVRHDDADRIFVAGGATVYEQFLPALERLISTEVHREPDGDTQFPDWNRKTWNELERDERDGFAFVEYVR; from the coding sequence ATGAGCGACGGTGGGGCCGACAGCGTGCGTGCTGCAGACGACCTCGAGCGCGAACTCGTTGGCATCGTCGCCGTCGCCGACAACGGCATCATCGGCAAGGACGGAGACATGCCATGGCACATTCCCGAGGATCTGGCTCACTTCAAAGAGACCACGATGGACCACCCGGTCATCATGGGCCGCGTCACCTACGAGGGCATTCTCGAGGCGCTCGGCGAACCCTTGCCCGGGCGGACGACGGTCGTCCTCACGAGTCGCGACCTCGAGACCCCCGATAACGCCGTGACGGCAGGCAGTCTCGAGGAGGCACTCGAGAAGGCCGAGCAGGCTGCACGCGTACGCCACGACGACGCTGACCGCATCTTCGTCGCGGGCGGCGCAACCGTCTACGAGCAGTTCCTGCCCGCCCTCGAGCGCCTGATTAGTACGGAGGTTCACCGAGAACCCGACGGGGATACGCAGTTTCCGGACTGGAATAGGAAGACGTGGAACGAACTCGAGCGCGACGAGCGCGATGGCTTCGCGTTCGTCGAGTACGTCCGGTGA